The window CGAAGATCGTCTACGATCTCTACTACCCCAGCGGCAAACTAGTAGCGAAGCTCGCTTTTACCGCCGGCACGCCCATCAGTGCCGTGGATGGAAGCAACTACGTCCCGTAATGAACGGGGCGGGAACCGTTCAGGCATTTGCCGTGGCGCTCGATGCGGAGGACTACGAGACCGCGCTAGCCCTGCTGGAGCCCGCGGCCGCGTACCATCGCGACGGGCAGTTGATTAGCGGCGCCCCCGCGATCGTCGAGAGCTTTCGTAAGTCGGCCGAATGGGGGCGCAGCAAGGTGGACGCGCTGGAGTTCAGCCACGAGATCGACGAGGCGTTGCCCTCAGAGATCGTGTTCATAGACATTTTCCGTTGCGAAAACGATGCGCTCGAGATTCGACATGCCATGGAACTAACGATCTCGCAACGAGGCCTCATTTCAGAACTGCGATTCGTCTCGACGCCGGGCGAGCGTGAGATGCTTAACGAGTTTCTCCGGCGCCACGGGGTACGATAGGAAACGGCGCGGCCGCCGTCAGACTCTGTCCGTTTCCTCGGCGCTGAGATGCGATTTATTTCCTCGCCGCCGTCACGCCGAGCGGCAGGACGAAATCGCCGGTAAAGACGGCAACCGGCGATCCGCCGTCCGGATACTTGAAGAGTTCGCCGCCGTTGTTGCCGGCATCCGCGCAATAGACGAAGCCCTTAACGATCCATGTCTGCGAGCAGTCGCCCGCGCCGGCCAATTGCACCGAGCTCTGCAGCGTCGCCGTCGTTCCGTTGATCGTGTACCGATAAAACTCGCTCGTATCCTGATCGAAGACGGTGAAATACTTTCCGTCCCATTGGAGGGAGCCGGGAAACTTCACGGTGTTGCTGATCGTGACCGTCTTAAACTTACTGCCGCCCTTCGGCAGCTCGACGAGCTGGAAGTTCGCCCTGCTGTCCCAGCCGTCTGCGAAGAGATCTCCTCGGTCGTCATATCCGTCGAAGTACTCGGCGGTCAACTGTGTGGTGTAGACTTTGCCCGAGCCGGTCGCGCCCTTATAGACGACGACGTCGCCCCTGCCGGTGCCGCCGAATATGCCGACCGCAAGATCGCCGTCGGTATTCATCGCACAGCTGGACGGCATGCCCACGGCGTCGCCCAGCTTCCGGACGAATTTATTCGGAACCCGGTACTCGATGATGCGGCCGTGCGCTTGGACGATCCAGAATACGCGCTTTCCATAGCCGTACAGGACGTTCGTGCACGCCTGTCCGCCGACGTGGTCGATCGTGCCGACCGCCTCATCGCTCTGAGGATAGTCGAAGATGTCGGCGTACGTGCTGTAGTTATTGCTGATGTACTCGTAGTGATTCGATTTTGGAATTTGATCGGGAACGATCGTTGCATACCGCGGCATCGGATTCAGCCGAGCCGCGGTGACGGGCCTTCCGGCTATCCAGAGGATCTTGCCGTGGTACTCTCCGCCGTCAAACGTGGCGGTCGACGGCGCTCCGACGGAGGCGCCGCTGCACGCCGAGCAGAGCGCAAACGCAGCGATGATGAGGGCGCGTTTCACCAGGAGATCAAAACGCGGCCGTCTCCAGTCCGCGCTCCTCCTCGGACGTTTTTGATGATCTTCGCGGACTTTTCGATGAACGAAGATCCGCCGCCGCCACCACCGCCGCCACCCCAGGCGCAGTAGCCAAATTCACCATAGTAGGTGCCGCCGCAGTTCATGGCGGCTCCGCCGCCGCCACCGCCGCCGTAGCGCCCGCCGCCGCCACCGCCGCCGCCGGCGTAGCAACCCCCGCCACCGGCGTTACCGCCGCGTCCGCCGTGGTGCCGCGCGCCCGTGCCGCCGGTTCCGCCCGAACAACTGTCGCCACTGGCGCCCCGGCCGCCGCCGCCGCCCGCGCTCTGACTGCCGCCTCGGCCGCCACTACCGCCGCGGGCTTCATAATCTCCAACCGCGCCGGCGGTACCGTCGCCCGCAGTCGTTCCGCCTCCGTCGCCGCCCTGGCCGTAGCCGCTGGCCCCACCGCGAACGCGGGCGTCTCGGTGATAGTGCTCTCCGGCGAGGGAACCCGCTCCGCCGCCGCCGCCGGCGACGATGATGCGAACACCGGTAGCGAGCCGCACGTCGGATGCGCCGCCGCCGCCGGCGCTGTGGTGATGCCGGCTTCCCGAGCCGGCGCCGCCGCCGTTGAATGCCGTGTGAACGCTTCTGCGGCCGATTCCCCCGACGAAAATCGAGAGCGACTCGCCGGGCTCGACGGAGATCGCCGCTTTCACGAGCCCGCCGTGTCCGCCCGGATAGGAGCCAATGGCGCCGCCGCTCGCGCCGTAAGCCGTGATCGTCAGCAGCGTTACGCCGCTCGGCACGACGAACGTCTGCTTCTTCCCCGTGTAGGTGAACGTTTGGCTGCCGGCCGGCGCGTTTGCGGCGATAACCGAGCTCGGCAGCACACGCGTGTTCGAGCGCATCGCACAGTCCGCGAGACCCAGCGCCAAGATTCCACCTAGCGTGGCGGAGAGAATACGGCGGCCGGCATCGCAGACGTTCATCGACTTAGTGCAGCTGCTGGAGCAGCGTTCCGCCATCCTTGAGGGAGTTCGTCGTCGCGTCGCCGGCTTTCTTTCCCAGGTGATAGGTTAGATCGCTCCCGCCGGTGACAGGGCCGAACTTCTTGCACGTCGAGATGTTCCCGGTGCCGCTGCCCGTCACGCCGCCGTCCTTCGGATGCTTGCCTTTGATCTCGAAGCTCTCCGAGAAGTTCCAGACCGTCTGACTGCCGACGATCGCAAAGTTCCAGCCTCCGACCATCGTGAACTTTCCCTTCACTCGGCCCTTCGCCGTGCCGCTTGCGCTGAATTCGGCGACTCCGGCAAGGCCCGACGGATTGCACTCGACCGTCTCGACGCTGATGTGCGTCGCCTTGAGGATTTCGTACGGCTTCTTCTTCTTGTCGATGCGATCGCCGGTTTGCACCCGGGCCGGGGAGAGAGCCGGTGCCGCCGGCGTTACGGTCGAGCAACCCGCCGAGGCGGCGATCGTTGCGGCGAGCGACAGCAAAGGAATTATGGACTTCATGCGACCTCCTTCTTGCTTGCCCACGCGGGGTTCAAGCAAGGGGAAGCCCGGGCCTGGGAGCGCCGCCCTGCTTCCCCCCGGGGAAAGCCGGCCAAGCTGGAGAAGCGGCCCGCTCGATGTTCGCTCTCCAACGCAACCGTCCGATGCTTCGCGCGATTCCGATCGCAATCTCGATCTGTCTCGTCGCAAGCACCCGTTCTTTTGCCGACGACGCGGCGACGCTCGAATCGTGGCAGAGCTCGTTCCACGACGTATGGCAGTCGGATCAATGCGCCACCGAATTCGAGAGCTGGAACAAGTACTGGGGCGCAGTGCACGCCTTTTATTTCGGCGGGAGCGGTTACGCGGGTTGGTTCCCGGATAGCCAAAAGATCCTCGCGCACGTCACCGACGCTGCCGCCAACGCGACGATCGCGGCGCAACTCGCCGCACTCGGCCGGCGAGTCGGCGGAGAGTGGGCGAAGGGCGACGGCTGCCGTTCGGTTCGCACGCGCACGAGCTGGATGGAGAAGGTCGCAGAGCCGGGGAAGCCGGCGCTTCTCGATTGGGAGACGCAACTCAACAAAGCCGCGGCTGCCGACACCGGCAACGGCGCTTCGATCGAGGCCGCAATCGCGTCGATCAACAAGCAACTCGACGCACTCGGAGTCGCGGCCGTTCCCGCGTAGGCCGATGCCCAGCCTCGCCATCTCGCGAGATCGCATCTATCTCTACGGCGCGGCGCTGGTCGCAGTGGGCCTGTGCGCGTTGCTGATCGCCGCTCGGTGGCAGACCGATTGGATCGCGTTTCGGACCGGCGGAACGCTCGCCGGACATCCCGACTTACTCGACCCTCGGCGCTATCCGGTCGTCTCGTTTGTCTATCCGCCCGGCGTCGCCTGGCTCTTCGTGCCGGCAGCGATGCTGCCGACAACGGCCGGATTCTATATGAACGCCGTCTTTATGCTCGGCGTCTGCGCGATCGCGGGAACGATTGCGGCGCGGGTCTACAATCTCTCGATTCCGTTCGCCGCGCTCGCCGTCTTCGCGTGGGTGCCGGCCACCCAGGCGGGATTCCTCGGCCAGTTCACCCCGGTCGCACTCGCGCTGACGCTGCTCGCCATTCTCGGCCTCGTGCGTCGCAACGATTTCCTTGCGGGCGTCGCGATCGGCCTTCTTCTCTACAAGCCGACCGATGCGGTTCCGTTCGTGCTGCTCGTGCTCGTGCGCCGGGAGTGGCGGGTCCTCGCGATCGTCGGCGGGATCTCGCTCGCGTGGTACGTCGCGGGGGTCGCCGCTACGGCGTTCGATTGGAACTGGCCGGCTCATTATCTGGCAATGCTGCGCGGCTACTATGCCGCTGAATTTGCCCGCACCGCGCTCAAGACCGTTAGCCTTCCGGGGTTGCTCGTCTATGCCGGCGCGTCGCCTGCGACCGCGACGCTCGCATCGCTGCTCCTTCTGCTCTGCGCCATTCCGCGCTTCGCTCGCTCTTCGATGCTCGCGGCCGCCAGCATGGCGCCGCTGGTCGGGCTCGCTTCGAGCGTCCACGCGTATATGTACGAAGCGGTGCTCGTCCTGCCGGCGCTCTTCTACGCCATGACGCAGACGCCCGAACCGTGGCGGACGCGATTCGTCGTCGCGGCGTACGTCATCGCGCCGATGTGGGTCTTCGGGCCATGGATTCGTTTCGATCCTCTCGCGATCGTCGTTCTCGCCGGCGCGGGGCTATGGATCGCGGGCGCGTTCCCCGCCGCAGATCCGATACGCCGGCCAACGCTAAAAGGGAGTGCGACATGAACGACGATCGCGTCGACCGCGTAGCGAGCCTTCTGCACCAAGCCGGCGAGGTGCACCATACGGTCTTTGCCGACACCGACGGGAGCGACGACGACTGGGCGACGTTCTACTCCGACTGGCTCCTGAGGCACTCGGATCTCTCTCAGCTGCTCGGGAAGGCCCCGGTTCGCAGCCATCTCACGCGATCGCTGGTCGACCTCGACGAAGAATTCGCCAAGCAACGTCCGCCCGAGCGGTGGGAGACGTGGTACGCACAACGCTTAATCGCGCGTTATGGCTAGCCGAACCAACCCCTAGACGCGAGCGGTGAGGCGAGGAGAGGACTCCCCGCCTCATCGATGCGTCTTTACTGGATCGTGACGTTCACCGGCTGCGAGGCGATGCCGTTCGCTATCACTTCCAGCGTGCTC is drawn from Candidatus Binatia bacterium and contains these coding sequences:
- a CDS encoding glycine-rich protein codes for the protein MRSNTRVLPSSVIAANAPAGSQTFTYTGKKQTFVVPSGVTLLTITAYGASGGAIGSYPGGHGGLVKAAISVEPGESLSIFVGGIGRRSVHTAFNGGGAGSGSRHHHSAGGGGASDVRLATGVRIIVAGGGGGAGSLAGEHYHRDARVRGGASGYGQGGDGGGTTAGDGTAGAVGDYEARGGSGGRGGSQSAGGGGGRGASGDSCSGGTGGTGARHHGGRGGNAGGGGCYAGGGGGGGGRYGGGGGGGAAMNCGGTYYGEFGYCAWGGGGGGGGGSSFIEKSAKIIKNVRGGARTGDGRVLISW
- a CDS encoding glycosyltransferase family 87 protein; protein product: MPSLAISRDRIYLYGAALVAVGLCALLIAARWQTDWIAFRTGGTLAGHPDLLDPRRYPVVSFVYPPGVAWLFVPAAMLPTTAGFYMNAVFMLGVCAIAGTIAARVYNLSIPFAALAVFAWVPATQAGFLGQFTPVALALTLLAILGLVRRNDFLAGVAIGLLLYKPTDAVPFVLLVLVRREWRVLAIVGGISLAWYVAGVAATAFDWNWPAHYLAMLRGYYAAEFARTALKTVSLPGLLVYAGASPATATLASLLLLLCAIPRFARSSMLAAASMAPLVGLASSVHAYMYEAVLVLPALFYAMTQTPEPWRTRFVVAAYVIAPMWVFGPWIRFDPLAIVVLAGAGLWIAGAFPAADPIRRPTLKGSAT